Proteins co-encoded in one Armatimonadota bacterium genomic window:
- the pstB gene encoding phosphate ABC transporter ATP-binding protein: MGPLPSLTKEAKIRSEGLRAWFGQNEVLKGISMPIPERQVTAIIGPSGCGKSTFIRCINRMHEVVPGARAEGKVTLDGQDVYAPGVNPVRLRQRVGMVFQKPNPFPTMTIRDNVLAGLMLQGHKPRNADEIVEQALVKAALWNEVKDSLNRPGVGLSGGQQQRLCIARTLALEPEVVLMDEPCSALDPIATAKIEELIHELKAHYTVAIVTHNMQQAARVADFTAFFYMGELIEFNETSKVFTRPDKQATEDYITGRFG; the protein is encoded by the coding sequence ATGGGGCCATTGCCCTCGCTCACCAAGGAAGCCAAGATCAGGTCTGAAGGTCTGAGGGCTTGGTTTGGCCAAAACGAAGTGCTGAAAGGCATCTCGATGCCAATCCCAGAGCGTCAAGTGACCGCGATCATCGGCCCTTCCGGCTGCGGCAAGTCCACCTTCATCCGCTGCATCAACCGGATGCACGAGGTGGTACCCGGGGCGCGCGCCGAGGGCAAGGTCACCCTGGATGGGCAGGACGTCTACGCCCCGGGGGTGAACCCCGTGCGCCTTAGGCAGCGCGTGGGCATGGTCTTCCAAAAGCCCAACCCGTTCCCGACGATGACCATTCGGGACAATGTCCTTGCCGGGCTGATGCTTCAAGGCCACAAACCCAGAAACGCCGATGAAATCGTGGAGCAGGCTCTAGTCAAGGCCGCCCTCTGGAACGAAGTCAAAGACTCGCTGAACCGCCCCGGCGTGGGCCTTTCAGGTGGCCAGCAGCAGCGGCTCTGCATCGCCAGAACGCTGGCTCTTGAACCTGAAGTCGTGCTGATGGACGAGCCCTGCTCGGCTCTGGACCCGATCGCAACGGCCAAGATCGAGGAGCTCATCCACGAGCTGAAGGCGCACTACACCGTCGCCATCGTCACCCACAACATGCAGCAAGCCGCCCGCGTGGCTGACTTTACGGCCTTCTTCTATATGGGTGAGCTGATCGAGTTCAACGAGACGTCCAAGGTCTTCACGCGGCCCGACAAGCAGGCCACAGAGGACTACATCACTGGGAGGTTCGGTTGA